The window TTTTGGCCCAATTCACCCTTTTTTTTACCATAACTAGGATTCGGACCCCCGCGGTTCGCGGAGGAAATGATActaattttaaacataaatattttcaaatacttGGTTAATTTTGGTAGGTATTTCATTTGTGGATTGCTTGGAGGATATATTAAAAGCAGAAAAAAGATAATGGGCCGAAAACCGTGGTCCAATATCGAGGTTCATACAGTAATCGGTTGGACACTGAGCCAAGGGATGCAACTTCAAGTAAAACTGTAAAAGTTCTTCCAAGCTCAAAAGCAGGACCAACCGGACTGTTTCAACACTTAGTTCATTCTTTATGTTGTACCGATAGAACCTTTGTAACATTTTAATCACCAATTAGTAACGTGATACAAATACCGATTTTATAAAGAAAcactacaacaaaaattattattattaatttttgacACCCTAAATCAGTGTGAAAACCAATGCTCCACAAACATTTCTTCTCATTTAGAATCTTATTGATTTCAAAGCAGAAGTATAGTTAGGCCTCGGCAtaaaatccgaaacccgaaatccgaaccgaacccaaacCGAAAAACCCGATCTGTTATCCGACCCGAAAtgtaaaaatacccgaacgggtctTGTAGGGTGGTACataaaatatctgaacccgaagTTTTATTAACCGAATCTGAACGGGTCACCCGAAAAGTTCAAAATTAAtagttaatataaatattttaaaatatatataagtatttcaattattaaattctatatttgtggttatatgatatataataataaatattaaaattttaataaataatttaagtacacaattagttataaataagtattttataatttgCTAATTGAAATAAAAAGTCTACTCTCTATAAAGCAATACATATTGTTTACAAATaatgtttgttttcatgtttgatttaacattttattgttattttatcaattttatgtgtaatatattaatttttatttaagttagatgtttttctttatgttttgctttaatttttttgtttttacttcaGTTATATCCGAAACGAACCGATATAACCCGAATCCGTATgatatatgattactttatggGTTTTAAAACGCAATACAATTTTGGACCGAACCCGAAGTGTTattatccgaacccgacccgtactaataaaattttagtatgGGACCTAGGAGCGTAAACCCGAAAATCCAAAAAACCCGATCTGAATGCCAACGGGTACACGAACGCCCAGGCCTAAGTATAGTATTTATTTTATCAGAAATGGAGATTTTATAGTACATTTCTACAAATTTCagttacattttttatttacagtagtatatattattaatatgtatTAGAAACATCGGTTATGGTTGAGAAAaagctgatttttttttctggaaacgTCAAATATGCTTGCATACTCACCATTCGTAGATTTGATCCTAATATCTATGCGGTTATTTTACATTATGTTGGTTTTTCTTATACTGCAAAGTCAGGTACAGCCGACACATATTTAGTCACAATActtagaaataaatttaaaactatttttgcaACTTAAGTTTACGCAGAGTAAAACCAAAAAGTATAGgataaatttgtaaataaaataatgaattcCATCTGAAAAACATAtaccaatgtttttttttatttttcattttatataataaaaacaaattactgttcctcattaatttaaatttctaaataaaaaatatatatataatctagttaaaacaaaacataaatagatatattattacaaaaatatatttatataaatctagATAACATTGGaagcataaaattattttatcttaaCACACTGAGAATACAAGCAAATATAATAAAAGGATAATTACTCATTGCAAataattaaagtaaaaaaatattttaaaactaaaataataatatataaaactgTTTTGGTGTAGAATTTGatatgggcaattgtcaataatagcaccttttgaagtttatgtctcaaaaatagcactagaatgagaaagtcacaaaaatgacattcattaaagggtaaaatatccctaatacccttggtttaaaattaaataaacaaataaaaataaataaaataaaaataaaataaaaataaaaaataaaataaaaaaaaaaaaaaaaaaaagaaattttttttatagttcagattatatgttttcagattcaaaattttataaattttttttttgaaatttttttttttattttttttttttggaattttctttttataatttaaaaatactttttgaaactgtttttaaaatttttaatttttattttagtatttattttttataaaattttaaaccataattccaaaaccccacccctaactctaaaccctaaggtttggattaattaacccaaggggtataagagCACCCGCAATGGGAATCTTTAAAGTGGAgtccttaaaaaaaataattaaataatcagtGGACCCTATCAAAAATTAAGGATTCAATCCTAAAAATCCCTAACTAATGACTCTTTCTTAGTGAATCCTTGCACTATTTGCGGGTCTCCACGACTTGTGGCGATCCGCGATTggttgatattattatttttttttcaatttaaaaaaaaaataataataatatttaaaaaatcaaaatacattttttctaaAGACTCCCTTTGGGTAACACCATTGCGGGTGCtctaagtgtatatttacctctttaatgaaacctatttttgtgattttgagccttgagtgctactttgagaacaaaaacttggtttggtgctattctagtctttttctcatttgATATTGTGACtggaattaaaaattaatataaacaataaaacaccaaatttggtaaaaaataaattatgaggtcaattggtgaagatggtttcggaaccagaggaaTGGTCGGCGTTTGAGAGTTACCTGCAGGACATAAAGCTACTGAAGACACGTTTTACTAGCTCAGAGATCATTCATGTACCCCGGACGGAAAATCaaaaggcggatagtctagcacgaTGTGCCAGAAAACaatcgtctttcgtcgttcatatggatgcaGAGCTTTCGGATTGGTTCGCatagtctatatgagtctgtttgttgttgacaaaaaaaaataaaaataaaaaaataaattatgaggtcgtttatttatattatattgatGCAATGATTTGTAACATTATAAATATAGAATTATCATCAAAACTTGACGATCTTTCCACTTCTTCTTCAAGTACAAACTTCCCCCCTTAAACGCATGCACAGGCAGATGAGTGATGCACTTGCGAATTATCAATTTACTGAAAACGAAGAAGAATATATACTTCAGTTATTCACCATTCTCATATCAGTTCTTCTGGTGAACATCACGAACCAATTACTAATGAAACAGAATCAGGAAATAAATATGAAACAATGAAACTTGAGTAGGCTGCAATACAAAAACTGGGAAAAGTATCATAATCAGAGACAAAATAAGTCCGAATCAACAGATAATACAAGAAGAGAGAAAGGGAAATCCACAAGCAAATTGGTCGTCCAAAAATTAAGATGCAGTTCACTCCATCTCCTCTTCACATTACTAACCATTCAAAAAGAGATCGGATCACAGAGACATTTAAATAGGTCAAACTGTGAAAACGAAGCAAATTTATAGATATGAAACGAACAACAGTCGCTAATGGATTATCAGAGAGAGACATGAAAGCGGAGTTACCGGTGCCGTTATTATTTTCAACGTCGTACTTGGTGGCTTTTACTTGCCGCTGTGTTGACTTCATTGTGATGTATTTTCCGTGGTGTATATGTAATTCCAATCGTTGTTTCTGGTCGCAGCGTTTATAAAAGGAACACGGCTTATGTTGAAAACGATTCTGAGATTCTGGGAAATATGGATTGAGAGAAGATAAATGGAAGAACGATAACACATCTGTGAGTTGAtgttcaccaaaaaaaaaaagacttgatTAGGATGTTGACGAAGCGGAGAGAAGCAAAATCCGGAGAGGGAGAAGGAGCGAATGAGAGCATCTGATGAATGAACTACTAAAACAAACTGCAAACCTGTACCATTGATTCTATTAATAATTCTGTGAAAAGAGACGACTCTTGAAGGAGATGATAACGGTTATCCAATTTGTATAAGCGGGGCTCTGAAAAGCTATGACTTGTGAATTGAAGACGACGATTGAATTGATAACGCTTGAAGACGAGATGAAACAATGACGTCATACTCTTATCTTAAACAAAATATTAGCCATTAGATTATTTACTCCGAACAAACTACACcgtttgatattaattttttttttcctataaaaaaGATGACATCATTGATCGAAAAAAACAGGTTTGCTATTATATATAGATGATTATTGATTGGACAACCAAGTTTGTCATTAGGGCTggacaaataaaccgaacccgaaaacccaaaccgaatctgatccgataaaaatgaatccgaaccgattcaaacccgacgtaaataccgaatagatcttgttttgtggtatttcgaGTTAtgagtattatccgaaccgaacccgaatctaaatggatatccgataaaacccgaaacattcaaaacctcgaaaagatcttgtaccaaacatgatctcaattcctaatatgtatccaaaatacagtatgaaatattgaacatctaaaatacttatctattacatgaaggtcgGTGGTTCTATTGCATGAAGGTTGGTGGtactattacatgaaggttgatggttgaagatggccattgaatcttgaagtatttagattttgattttgttttcgttaaacaatgtttatCATTTCATGAGAAGTTGGTTTtcattttatgcttttatttatttggttttctttttatcagtaaatatgtttattttttgtttgattttgaatgatcacggttgatgttccttatttttgaatcgattttacttaagtttttattaataggtacaaatcaagtattttaaaactgaagaaccgattttactgatgttttggttataaaataggtaaaaatcaggtacttttaaaccgaaaaaccgattgggacccgaacccgaaagtatattgggttgtaccggttttttgaagatttactaaccccgacccgaacccgatagaatccgaaccggtcccgaaccgaactttcatataatccgaatggggctgattttggtaaacccgaaaaaccgaaacccgattggataaaaccaaaacccgtttaggaccccgaatgcccatgcctattTGTCATAGTGTTTTTACAGAGTTTTAatcataaaaaacaaataaaaacacattCAACATCCAGACAAGAGAAAAGAAGGAGGCATTGCATGACACAAGTTAATAACACGAGACAGCatttgagagagaaagagaacgAGAGATTTCTAGTCCGTAGGCTTGATCTTCTGATTGGTTTTAGAATTATCCACGAAAGCCAAAGCTACGTGCAGTTGCGAGAGAGATGCCAGTCTCTATCACAGTTTCTGGGAGGACCTCAGTAACTGCAAATTTAAAGCCTTCCACAGAACCTCCGCTAAGTTTCAGAGCCTCGTCCCTAGCATATTGTCCACGGAGATAAAGCAAAACTGAACCGTCCCAGAGAGGAAAACAATCGGATCCGGGGAAAACCCTAAGTAGCATCTTCTCGATATCATTCAGAGAGAGGCAAGTATCAAATcctctaactttcaacgtgtGCTGTCGGTATTCGTCTATGACACTGGTAGGAGCAAAGAGATGCTCAAGGTTATTGTCGTCAAAAGGGTAAGCCGTAATTGTTAAAATACGTCCTCCCacgttacttttttttttgaaacaagtccTCCCACGTAACTTCCATCAAGCTTCAACGCCTCTGCTTCACATTCTCCATTAACATAGATTAAGGCGCGTCTGCGATTACGACATTTGTAGTCTACGGGAACAGAGACATGCATTAACTTTATTCTACGTGATGCGAAGTGTTTTTTCAAAGCCTCTTCCACATCCTCCCTACGAGGGGAGGTGTCGTATCCCTCAACCACCATCCTGCTAATAATACTGCTATTTCGAATCCCACCGTTCAATTCCACACCTTCGTCCAAGGCAGGTTTCGCGTGGATTCTCAACGTGCTGGAGCTAATTAGGATCTCTGCATTACGACCGTTCAATTCCAGACCTTTGTTCGCGGATACGTCCATGGGGACTGCTGCgctaggtttttcgagaggcgatgaaatttttttatttttttatccgctattttcctttttaaaaatgattattgTCAATAAAATAAATGGATAAATATTACTCAGCTTAACGTGCGCCGACATCGGCGTAAAGTTAGCAAATTCTACTAACACGCGCactactcttcttcttcttcttcttcttcttcttcttcttcacaagtAATCTCCTTTTGGTAAGAAAAGCTTTGACTATTCTACTGGAGACTATGTCAcaattattcaaaaatatattaaaaaaaaaattataataattattctGTGACTTCTTCTTGTATACCAAGGTTCTTTAAACTAATAAGAAAACaacatttgatatatatatatataatatatcttcCAACTTCTAATCCCTCCAACCTCAAAAGAGCAAGAAGAGAAACTTTCACAAGCTTTCTCCCAAAGAGCAAGTCTTCTCCTTTGTGTAGCTTTTATGCCAGATTCTGAGCTTTTGAAAAGACTTTACCTTTCGAAAGGATCACCTGCCTCAGCAGGATACTCGGGTACATCTACAGCTGCCTCAATCTTTTCCTTTAGATTGAACTTCTTGGCGATCATGGGCCTCACATCTTCAGCTCCTATTAAGCTTTCAAGAAACGGTAGCAAGTGAAGGAGTTCTTTATCTGACGGGTCGTTAAACCAGCTCTCTATCGGCACACCGTTCTCCACTTGAAACCCAAATGCCTATAACATTGCACCAAAACAATAACTCAGAGAGAAGAATACTAATGAGACAATGCAACAGCCTTGAGATACGATACCTGTGGGGAGTTATCGACGATGATCACACGAGATAAGTCGCGTCCAAGGACAGACAAGTCCTTGAGGTAGTTACCGTCAAAGAAAACACACGAGTCACGGTACACTCTATGGCGAAAGAGCTTCCTCTTAGGGTCAAGCACATTCAGAAGCTGCTCGGCGTAGATACTCTGGCTAGCTGTGAAAATAATGATCTCGAAGAGACGGGACACTCTCTCCATAAACTCTTGTAGGTGAGGACGGCAACGCACGTACACCGTGTGCTCTTCTTCATTGAAATGCACAGGGAATGTGAAATCCACCTCGTCACAGGGTTCTAGAGTAGAGTGCACAAGAGTTTCTGTCGCAAATCAAACAAAAGATATAAGAAACTCTTATATGGATCACATCAAGTGCTTGTTTAAGTAGCGTTACCGTCGAGGTCTAGGACTAGGGAGATGGGAGGGCAGCTTCGGGTCTGTTTAGGAAGCAAGACGGGTCTGAAAGTAGGGACAACGGAGGACAAGTTGGGTAAGTTTTTGATGAAGAGGTAAGGATCGAACTCGTCGAGCTCTTCCTCGTCCTCTTCTTCGTCCTCCATGTTGCATACGGAGGTTATGAGGGAGTCTTGGCCGCGCTCATCGACGCACTCCAGCTTTGAGCTTGTCGTCATCGCTAGATAAATAGCAGAAACCGAATCCAAGTTACAATTTGAATCAACGGGACTTGTATTTAGAGCAAGCAATCGATCATAAGGGTTCTGTGCATCCAAATctcgagaagaagaagaagaagaagaaggagagccATCGTCTTCCATTACAAACAACCTAGTAACATCAACTTGTAACTGTATAAGTGACTAGAAACTCTCTCACAGTGACTCAACAAGACTCAAAGCCAAATGCAACTACCCCAATTGGTTAATTTCACATTCAAACTCAACACATAATGCTCAAGAACTAGACTATCTACATTTAGAGTTctaaaaatcgaaacttttacATTCATTCTCAGCACACAATGCTCAAGAACTACACTATCTACAATTAGAGTTCTAAAAATCCCAACTTTCACATTCATTCTCAGCACACAATGCTCAAGAACTACACAATCTACAATTATAGTTCTAAGAATCCAAACTCTCAGATTCATACTCAACACTAGGTATGCTCAAGAACTACACAACGACAATTGTAGTTCTAAAGATCCAAACTTTTACAGAGAGGGATTGTGGTATAGCACTAACCTTGTAAAGGAACTGTCTTTCGCCCAGTAGAAACCCACGAGAGGAGAAGAACCGGAGCTAGCTCGAAGACAAGGATAGTctggagaaagaaaaaaacagatctGGGATTAGAAAAGAGGAGCAAGCCCTAGATGAAATCACAAGTATAGAATAAAAAGGCACAAAGATTTAAACTTTGGAGCCCAAAAGAGGCAAATTCGAAATCTCCCGCTCGTGGAAAGTGACAGAAATCAATATTCTATCCCACATAACCGAACCGGAAACCCAAAACCCACGAAATCGAATTCAGGAATTTTATTGGGTTTTCTTACAGAAACAGAAACGGTAATAGAAGATACAAACGACAAGTTTAGTTTCTGTCTGTAAAAAACGAAGCTTTGACTGAAAAACGACGATTAAATCGCAAAATTCTCAGCAACGAAGCTTCCACACTCAGATTCTAGCCAAGAAGACTCGAGCTAAGAAGAAGAAACGGAGagagaacacaaaaaaaaaagaccctAGAGACAGTGAAGCTGATCGGAGAAAGAAGAGTACCTCCGATCAAAACGATTTTTcctttcttcgtcttcttctctctctctctctctctctctctctctctctctttgcgaaataaaaagtaaaatatttttctggTAATGAATGTGAGTCGACTTTAGTCCACGTAAGGGGTGAGAATTTGCAACTATATGCCCTCgtactttttaaatatttttattactagCTTGATAGTTTTTTCATTACTCAACAAAACCCATGCATTTGGGGAGTTGGCCGGAAAATGATGACGGCGGACGTCATCGCCGGTTCAATGAGAGGAACCATGTCGTACTATTAGCTTTCTGGTTTTACTCTTACAGTTATAATTGTTAGATTACTAATTATGACTTTTCTCTAAATAAAGaatatttaaacttttaaaGTGTTTAAAGAATCTTTGTACAGTACAAGATTCTTTTATTTGACTTAAATATCTAGTATCAGAAACTCAGCTGGTTAAGTATTCTATTTAGTCATATACTATATAGGATGGTCTTTACtctttaatttcattttatttgtttctataaGTTGGATTACTGTAGAATAGAGGTATGTGGTTGTTTCATGTCATGCATGTTTCTGCAGATTTGTTGCCGCATATAGACACtagaaaaagaaacatataaacTAGGAATGCAGACGTTTTAACATAATCACTGAGGTATAAATCCagtccagtttttttttttttttctcaatcctatccaaaaatggaaaataagTAAAGCAAATGAAAAGTGCACAAAAAAGAGTAAAGCAGATGGAAAAGGATGTTGAAAGGCAGTTCTGAAAAGAGAGGTAGACAGACATACTAGAAAAAAAGTTGACAAGTTTTAGCAAATCAatagagttttaaaaaaaaatgtgacgTCAGTTAAGAGAACATTGCATGGCACTTGCTTATAGATAGAGATGTAGGcttttgaaaaatgaaaagaacGGAGCGATCTCTCTTTTCTTCATTcttgtgtttgtgtttgatGAACCCAAAAAGGCCAAAACAGATTAGGTGATGATCAGAAAAGCCGTTCTTGACTTCTTCCCtcgagtgttttttttttctttgtagctCAGATGCTTCTATAGTCTTATATACAGCAAATTTTGAACCATTATCATACTTGACACTGAGTTGTG of the Brassica rapa cultivar Chiifu-401-42 chromosome A03, CAAS_Brap_v3.01, whole genome shotgun sequence genome contains:
- the LOC103855940 gene encoding CTD small phosphatase-like protein 2 isoform X2, producing the protein MTTSSKLECVDERGQDSLITSVCNMEDEEEDEEELDEFDPYLFIKNLPNLSSVVPTFRPVLLPKQTRSCPPISLVLDLDETLVHSTLEPCDEVDFTFPVHFNEEEHTVYVRCRPHLQEFMERVSRLFEIIIFTASQSIYAEQLLNVLDPKRKLFRHRVYRDSCVFFDGNYLKDLSVLGRDLSRVIIVDNSPQAFGFQVENGVPIESWFNDPSDKELLHLLPFLESLIGAEDVRPMIAKKFNLKEKIEAAVDVPEYPAEAGDPFER
- the LOC103855940 gene encoding CTD small phosphatase-like protein 2 isoform X1; the encoded protein is MEDDGSPSSSSSSSRDLDAQNPYDRLLALNTSPVDSNCNLDSVSAIYLAMTTSSKLECVDERGQDSLITSVCNMEDEEEDEEELDEFDPYLFIKNLPNLSSVVPTFRPVLLPKQTRSCPPISLVLDLDETLVHSTLEPCDEVDFTFPVHFNEEEHTVYVRCRPHLQEFMERVSRLFEIIIFTASQSIYAEQLLNVLDPKRKLFRHRVYRDSCVFFDGNYLKDLSVLGRDLSRVIIVDNSPQAFGFQVENGVPIESWFNDPSDKELLHLLPFLESLIGAEDVRPMIAKKFNLKEKIEAAVDVPEYPAEAGDPFER